Proteins from a genomic interval of Methanofastidiosum sp.:
- a CDS encoding restriction endonuclease, giving the protein GFFGMIVSNKWMSASYGAALRRFIAEKTTIQQIVDFGELPVFNDASTFPAIIIIKNVSTNEQKFIYALIKTLRFKSIKDEVIKIGLQMDSQAVSGDIWTLTSRDKIIIIEKMKHIGSTLDEYVNAKIFRGVLTGLNEAFIIDSGTRDRLIKEDPKSEELIKPFLMGRDIDRYYPPQSKNYLIFARRGVKIDNYPAIKQHLLSYKIQLMPKPRNWTGPGKWGGRKPGNYQWYEIQDTIDYYTEFEKPKIIYPDISIKPKFTLDENGVYTINTVYFIPAKDLYLLGILNSSTMWTYLKYTCTVIGDADERGRLRLFYAFIKNIPIPNSDKAHHDRMVSLVEQMLGLYKQRGSEAQNFLRWLEGEIGVKVQDLNVASKLQEYYGVDFSGFHDLLIKNKRKLKAGYNPRGRENKELSLVIG; this is encoded by the coding sequence GGCTTCTTTGGAATGATTGTATCAAATAAATGGATGAGTGCTAGCTATGGAGCGGCCTTACGTCGTTTTATTGCTGAGAAAACAACCATCCAGCAGATAGTAGATTTTGGGGAGTTGCCAGTTTTTAATGATGCATCTACATTCCCTGCTATCATAATTATAAAGAATGTCTCTACAAATGAGCAAAAGTTCATTTATGCATTAATCAAAACGCTTAGGTTTAAATCCATTAAAGATGAAGTAATAAAAATAGGTCTGCAGATGGATTCCCAGGCAGTTAGCGGTGATATTTGGACCCTTACCAGCAGAGATAAAATTATTATTATAGAAAAGATGAAGCATATTGGATCTACATTAGATGAATATGTAAATGCAAAAATATTCAGAGGCGTATTAACTGGCCTTAATGAGGCTTTTATCATAGATTCAGGGACGAGAGATAGACTGATCAAAGAGGACCCAAAGAGCGAAGAACTAATAAAACCATTTTTAATGGGTAGGGATATAGATCGCTATTATCCACCTCAAAGTAAAAACTATCTGATATTTGCTAGAAGAGGCGTTAAAATAGATAATTACCCTGCAATAAAGCAACATTTGCTTAGCTATAAGATACAGTTAATGCCTAAACCAAGAAATTGGACTGGTCCAGGTAAATGGGGAGGAAGAAAACCAGGCAACTATCAATGGTATGAAATACAAGATACTATTGATTATTATACTGAATTTGAGAAGCCAAAGATAATCTATCCAGATATCTCCATAAAACCAAAATTTACCTTAGACGAAAATGGAGTTTATACTATTAACACTGTGTACTTCATACCAGCTAAAGATCTATATCTCTTGGGGATTCTAAACTCTTCAACTATGTGGACCTACCTAAAATATACCTGCACAGTAATTGGAGATGCAGATGAAAGAGGTAGGCTCAGGCTGTTTTATGCATTCATTAAAAACATACCAATCCCAAATTCAGATAAGGCTCACCATGATCGCATGGTTTCCCTTGTAGAACAGATGCTTGGTCTCTATAAGCAAAGGGGATCTGAGGCACAGAATTTCCTCAGATGGCTTGAAGGTGAGATAGGTGTCAAAGTCCAAGACCTCAATGTAGCCTCTAAGCTCCAAGAATACTACGGCGTGGACTTCTCTGGATTCCATGACCTCCTGATTAAAAACAAAAGGAAGCTGAAGGCAGGCTATAACCCCAGAGGCAGAGAGAATAAAGAGCTTTCATTGGTCATCGGTTAA
- a CDS encoding ParA family protein yields the protein MQIIAIANQKGGCGKTTTTVNLAAYLALNGKKTLLVDLDPQGSSTRHLGLNELDKTMYDVLMRGLDIRALIKNTMVSGLDIAPTNNFLGKAELELASKLTARESVLRPKLRGLEGYDYVLIDTPPTLGFLTLNALVASDMVLIPIQTQFFALMGLSMILDLLELIKNDLGYDIQKKYLLTLFDPRTKMAKEIVAQVRENLGEDVFKTVIPNNIRLAEAPSYGVPISIHSPESPGALAYSNLAKEVIAL from the coding sequence ATGCAGATAATAGCCATTGCTAACCAGAAAGGAGGCTGTGGCAAAACCACCACTACAGTTAATCTGGCTGCTTATCTAGCTCTTAATGGGAAGAAGACTCTTTTAGTTGACCTAGATCCTCAGGGCTCTTCTACAAGGCATTTGGGCCTTAATGAGCTGGATAAGACCATGTATGATGTATTGATGAGAGGCTTAGACATCAGGGCCTTAATCAAGAATACAATGGTCTCAGGCCTGGATATAGCTCCTACCAATAATTTCCTAGGCAAAGCAGAGCTGGAGCTGGCTTCCAAGCTCACTGCCAGGGAGTCAGTACTCAGGCCAAAGCTAAGAGGCTTAGAAGGCTATGATTACGTGCTGATAGATACTCCTCCTACTCTGGGATTCTTAACCCTAAATGCTCTGGTAGCCTCTGACATGGTGCTGATCCCTATTCAAACTCAATTCTTTGCTCTAATGGGCCTCTCCATGATTCTTGATCTTCTGGAGCTGATTAAGAACGATTTAGGCTATGATATCCAGAAGAAATATCTGCTTACCCTATTCGATCCTAGGACAAAGATGGCCAAAGAAATCGTAGCTCAGGTTAGGGAGAACCTGGGAGAGGATGTATTCAAAACAGTAATTCCCAACAATATCAGATTGGCCGAAGCTCCCAGCTATGGGGTTCCTATCTCAATACATTCTCCAGAGTCTCCTGGAGCTTTGGCTTACTCAAATTTAGCAAAAGAGGTGATAGCATTATGA
- a CDS encoding IS4 family transposase, with product MAAERSLAEQSFIEKDLCTMFSPDFLRKTAAETGLIKRERKIDAVIIFWVLVLSFGVRLQRSLASLKRSYEKEAHEKLSDSSWYYRFTPELVEFLKACVLHGIEYLAQEQSYNLNKKLFQFRDVLIQDSTIVRLHSSLAKLYPAARSKGEAAGLKIAVLVSAVGNTPESVAIHNERTNELKTIKVGPWIKGKILLIDLGFYKYQLFARIAENGGFLVSRLKDNSNPMIIKANRSWRGQSIDVCGAYLQDVLPKLKRQILDVEIEVSFKRRAYKGVKRPDTHRFRLVAIYNDEDEKYHTYITNINSDILEPEDIGKLYGARWDIELMFKELKSRYALDALDTKNPLIIEALIWVAILTLLVSRRTYFNVRKIHPGKNIVRFTQLRWSIIFAENADDQLTLILRYLGITRTWETLAGVYDSQALDPHVNRERFRAEWWA from the coding sequence ATGGCAGCAGAACGCTCGTTAGCAGAGCAAAGTTTCATAGAGAAGGATCTATGCACGATGTTCTCGCCGGACTTTTTGAGGAAAACTGCGGCAGAGACTGGTCTAATAAAGCGTGAACGTAAAATCGATGCAGTAATCATATTTTGGGTTTTGGTTCTGAGTTTCGGAGTCCGTCTTCAGAGATCGCTGGCTAGTTTGAAGAGAAGTTATGAAAAAGAAGCTCATGAAAAACTAAGTGATAGTAGCTGGTATTACAGATTTACTCCAGAACTTGTGGAATTTCTCAAAGCATGTGTTCTTCATGGAATTGAATACCTTGCGCAAGAACAGAGTTATAATCTCAATAAGAAGTTATTTCAGTTTCGAGACGTCTTGATCCAAGATAGCACAATAGTTCGACTTCATTCAAGTCTGGCAAAGCTCTACCCAGCGGCCCGATCCAAAGGAGAAGCTGCTGGCCTTAAGATTGCGGTTCTTGTCAGTGCAGTTGGAAACACCCCAGAAAGCGTTGCTATACACAACGAACGCACCAATGAGCTAAAGACTATTAAAGTCGGCCCCTGGATAAAAGGGAAAATACTGCTCATTGATCTTGGTTTCTATAAATATCAACTATTTGCCAGAATAGCTGAGAACGGAGGTTTTTTAGTCTCTCGATTAAAGGATAATTCGAATCCAATGATCATAAAGGCAAATAGGTCCTGGAGAGGTCAGAGTATAGATGTGTGCGGTGCATATCTACAAGATGTGTTACCCAAGCTCAAACGACAAATTTTGGATGTGGAGATCGAGGTTTCCTTTAAACGCAGAGCATATAAAGGAGTAAAAAGACCCGATACACATCGATTCCGTCTTGTCGCTATCTATAATGATGAAGATGAAAAATATCATACATATATTACTAATATTAACTCAGATATTCTTGAACCTGAGGATATCGGAAAGCTTTACGGAGCTAGATGGGATATCGAATTGATGTTTAAAGAGCTAAAGAGCAGGTATGCATTAGACGCCCTGGATACTAAAAATCCTTTGATAATTGAAGCTCTTATATGGGTTGCGATCTTAACACTTCTTGTTAGCAGGAGAACATATTTTAATGTTAGAAAAATTCATCCAGGAAAAAATATTGTAAGATTCACTCAACTTCGATGGAGTATTATCTTCGCGGAGAATGCAGATGATCAGTTGACTCTTATTCTACGATATCTGGGAATAACAAGGACTTGGGAAACTCTAGCAGGTGTTTACGATAGTCAAGCCCTAGACCCCCATGTAAACCGCGAACGCTTTAGAGCTGAGTGGTGGGCTTAA